The DNA sequence AATTTCGACGCGGTGGCGCCTGTGGGCTGGGAAATTTATGCGGGATCTCACGCCTCGTGGATGTTGGGGCTGGTTTTTTGCCAAGCGTGGAACAGCCTGCCAAGCCAGCGCCACTGGCCCCCTCGGCGGTTGAGCTTGGATCCCATGCAAGCAGCAGATCCTGAATCGGCCGCCATCGCTAGAAGCCTCGGCTATGGCCGTTCAGGATGACATGGTTGTGGATTAGGTGCAGCCCTGCGGGCGCCCAATCGCGACTCCTGTTGCAGGGACGTGGGATCCCTGATAAATCCTGCTTCGCATCAATGCCAACGCGGGGATTTTCAGGGATGAGGCTGGCAGGTGCGGCGTGAGGTGTCTGGAGTGGCCGACCTTGGGGAGGAGTCGGGTATCGGGTGGCGGCGATATCTCGCCACCCGATGCTCGACCGAGCGTCAGCGAGCACGGAAGGGACCGACCCCGCGACCATGATGATTGGAGGAGAACGAAATGCCCAGCACGCGGGGGCACGCCCAAAGCATGGGAAAATTGCATCCCAAGAGGCTAGCAAACTGCATTGGAGAATCGCTGGCGACGGCGGTAAGGGAATACGTCCACAATCTCTTTGTTGATCTGCTTTTGTTGCATGTCGATCCAGAATTTGGGCTCGAATAGATCCGCATGCAATTCGAAGAAAATCTCGCGTATGTCCTCGCGCCCGATTAGGAAATGCTTGAATTCCTCCGGAAAGACATCATTGGGCCCCACGGCAAACCAAGGCCCCGATGCATAGATGTCCTCCGGGCCCTCCGCCTCGGGAAGCCACCTGAAATGATAGTCGGTGAGGAAGCCGATTTCGTCATAGTCGTAGAACACGACGCGGCGATGGCGCGTGACTCCGAAATTCTTCAGGAGCATGTCGCCCGGGAAGATGTTGGCAGCGGCCAATTGCTTGATCGTATTGCCGTATTCTTCGACGACTTCCTCTGCTTCGTCGGGATTGGCATCCTCCAGAAACAGGTTCAAAGGGGTCATCTTGCGCTCGGTGTACAGGTGATCTATGACGACATGCTCGTCCGTGAGGTGGATGATGCTGGACGCGACTGTCAGGAGTTCGTCGATCAACTCTTGGGAAAAGCGCTCTCGCGGAAATACAAAGTGCTCAAACTCATGTGTATCGGCCATCCGTCCCACTCGGTCGTGCATGGAAACCAGTTTGTATCGGGATTTGACGTGAGCCTTGTTGGTGGTTTTGGGTGGATCGAATTGATCCTTGATGAGCTTGAACACGATGTTGTAGCTGGGCAAGGTAAACACAGACATGACCATGCCTTTGATCCCCGGGGCAATCACGAACTGGTCTGTGGACGACTTGAGGTGCTGGACGAAATTGCGGTACATCTCGGTCTTGCCATGCTTGCTGAACCCGATGGAGTTGTACAGATCTCCATAGGGTTTTTCTGGCATGATGGTCTTGAGGAAATGGACAAATTCAGAGGGAATGGACACGTCCACCATGAAGTACGACCGGGTAAAACTGAAAATGATCGAAGCAGTGTCGGTATCGGTGATGAGTGTATCTGCGAATACCCCATTCTGGTTGTGAAGCAGTGGGATGATGAAGGGCAGATACCGATCCGAAATCCAGAATCTCCCCACGACATAAGCGCCCTTGTTGCGGTAAAACACCGATTCCAGCAGGTCAATATGGCTCTCCTTGTCGGGCTTGTAGGAAAAAAGGACATCCTCTTCCAAGCGTCCGGAAATATAGGCGGCATCGCGGGAGACATCCTCAAATTCGCCCTTGATGGGAAGTGACAGCAGCAGTTTCTCCATCAACTTGACATTGGGTTCCTGCCATTCAAATCGTCTGAAAATCGGAGCTTCGGAGCGAAATTCGCGGTGGAGATGCTCATCCTCGACAAACATGCAGTCGATGTCCGCGCCCATGTTGCCGATTACTTTTCGGCAGACGGAATTGTAAAAGGATTCGGAGAGTTCGTATTCGTAGCGCAACAAGGAAAGGGCTTTGTATTGCGCTTTGACCAATTGCCAGAGGGAATCGTTGGCGGCATCTTTTCCCATTTCTCGCTGGATCTTGCGAGCAATTCTGGAGATGCGGCGCTTGTAGAGGGACATGCGTTTTTTTTGGTCAGCTTGAATCCCGTGCCAATCGCGGTTTTGAAAGCGGATAGGGGCACGGGCTGTGACCTCGCGGAAGTCCCACATGTATTGATCGAAATCTTGGACGATCAGGTGAGCGATCTGGGAAGCCAATTCATGCGGTTCCCGATTCCCTTGCAGCTGTTCCATGGCGGAATGTACAAAAGAATCGGGAGCATGTATGGGCAGAATCTACCTACATCGTAGCGGGACGGAGTTTGTCCTGCGGGAAGTAATTCTGGGTATGAATCTTGGCCTTGAGCTTGTTGAGGATCGAATAAAGCCCAAAATAGGTCCGGTTCATATAGATCCCGTCCTTGTCGCCGCGAGGGCTCATGGAGTCACGCATGGCAGGGTTGCGCCCCATCTGCTCGGCATAGGCATAAATGGAATCGAAGAATTCGTCATCTCCGAAGTCAAACTCATCCACAAAGAATGGCTTGAGCACAAGACCGAGTGCTTCTTTGACGATGCTCATGTAGAATTCTACGAGTTCTGGCGGATCGTTTGGTCGAATCAATTGAGCAGCTTCACAGCTTTTGCGGAGTTCGACCTCGTCTTTGAGGATTTCGGGACTGAGGAGCTGGAAATAAGTTTCGTAAAAGGAT is a window from the Pontibacter sp. G13 genome containing:
- the aceK gene encoding bifunctional isocitrate dehydrogenase kinase/phosphatase, whose translation is MEQLQGNREPHELASQIAHLIVQDFDQYMWDFREVTARAPIRFQNRDWHGIQADQKKRMSLYKRRISRIARKIQREMGKDAANDSLWQLVKAQYKALSLLRYEYELSESFYNSVCRKVIGNMGADIDCMFVEDEHLHREFRSEAPIFRRFEWQEPNVKLMEKLLLSLPIKGEFEDVSRDAAYISGRLEEDVLFSYKPDKESHIDLLESVFYRNKGAYVVGRFWISDRYLPFIIPLLHNQNGVFADTLITDTDTASIIFSFTRSYFMVDVSIPSEFVHFLKTIMPEKPYGDLYNSIGFSKHGKTEMYRNFVQHLKSSTDQFVIAPGIKGMVMSVFTLPSYNIVFKLIKDQFDPPKTTNKAHVKSRYKLVSMHDRVGRMADTHEFEHFVFPRERFSQELIDELLTVASSIIHLTDEHVVIDHLYTERKMTPLNLFLEDANPDEAEEVVEEYGNTIKQLAAANIFPGDMLLKNFGVTRHRRVVFYDYDEIGFLTDYHFRWLPEAEGPEDIYASGPWFAVGPNDVFPEEFKHFLIGREDIREIFFELHADLFEPKFWIDMQQKQINKEIVDVFPYRRRQRFSNAVC